One Corythoichthys intestinalis isolate RoL2023-P3 chromosome 9, ASM3026506v1, whole genome shotgun sequence DNA window includes the following coding sequences:
- the sdhb gene encoding succinate dehydrogenase [ubiquinone] iron-sulfur subunit, mitochondrial codes for MSVAGLTSLSRCGVLAFRSSAGFVAVRSAQTAAAPAVQPRIKKFQVYRWDPDTPGDKPRMQIFEIDLNTCGPMVLDALIKIKNEMDPTLTFRRSCREGICGSCAMNINGGNTLACLNKIDINLSKPTKIYPLPHMYVVKDLVPDMSNFYAQYKSIEPYLKKKDESQEGKEQYMQSVEDRQKLDGLYECILCACCSTSCPSYWWNGDKYLGPAVLMQAYRWMIDSRDDFTEERLSKLQDPFSLYRCHTIMNCTKTCPKGLNPGKAIAEIKKMMATYKEKKAAAV; via the exons ATGTCCGTAGCTGGCCTCACGTCCTTGAGCCGCTGTGGTGTTTTGGCGTTCCGCTCCTCTGCTGGGTTCGTG GCAGTGCGTTCTGCGCAGACAGCAGCTGCTCCAGCAGTACAGCCTCGGATTAAGAAGTTCCAGGTGTACAGATGGGACCCAGACACCCCGGGGGACAAGCCTCGCATGCAGATCTTCGAAATCGACCTGAACAC ATGTGGCCCAATGGTACTTGATGCTCTAATCaagataaaaaatgaaatggacCCCACATTGACCTTCCGCCGCTCCTGCAGAGAAG GTATCTGTGGATCATGCGCAATGAACATTAATGGTGGAAACACACTGGCCTGCCTCAACAAGATTGACATCAACCTCAGCAAGCCAACCAAGATTTACCCTCTTCCACATATGTATGTCGTCAAGGACCTGGTGCCT GACATGAGTAACTTCTACGCTCAGTACAAGTCCATTGAGCCCTACCTGAAGAAGAAGGATGAGTCCCAGGAAGGGAAAGAGCAGTACATGCAGTCTGTGGAGGACAGACAGAAACTG GATGGGCTGTATGAGTGCATCCTATGTGCATGCTGTAGCACCAGCTGCCCAAGCTACTGGTGGAACGGAGACAAATACCTCGGGCCTGCCGTGCTCATGCAG GCGTACCGTTGGATGATCGACTCGAGAGATGACTTTACGGAGGAGCGTCTGTCCAAGCTGCAGGATCCGTTTTCTCTGTACCGCTGCCACACCATCATGAATTGCACCAAAACATGCCCCAAG GGCCTGAACCCGGGGAAAGCCATAGCAGAGATCAAGAAGATGATGGCCACATATAAGGAGAAGAAAGCAGCAGCTGTTTGA
- the mrpl20 gene encoding 39S ribosomal protein L20, mitochondrial, with the protein MVFLTLSRWIRSRGPDRYWKVQELLKHARHFRGRKNRCYSLAVRAVRRAFVYATKGRRLKKRNFRSLWITRIAAASREHGMKYPVFMNNLTKSSVQLNRRVISDLAITEPRSFLSLAKLARARQQEGFVAALGDGKEPPGIFSRVVVQQ; encoded by the exons ATGGTCTTCCTGACCTTGTCCAGATGGATTAGAAGCCGTGGACCTGACCGATACTGGAAGGTTCAAGAACTTCTCAAGCATGCACGG CACTTCAGAGGCAGAAAGAATCGCTGTTACAGTCTGGCCGTACGGGCTGTCAGGAGGGCGTTTGTCTACGCGACCAAAGGACGCAGGCTGAAGAAACGCAATTTTAGATCG CTTTGGATCACACGCATTGCTGCAGCCTCCCGAGAGCACGGCATGAAATATCCTGTTTTCATGAACAACCTAACAAAG AGTAGCGTTCAGCTCAACCGACGGGTTATCAGCGACTTGGCCATAACGGAACCTCGGTCATTCCTCTCCCTTGCAAAGCTGGCCAGGGCTCGGCAGCAAGAAGGCTTCGTTGCAGCGCTGGGTGATGGCAAAGAACCTCCCGGTATTTTCTCCCGTGTTGTTGTGCAACAATGA